The Fodinibius salinus genome includes a window with the following:
- a CDS encoding class I SAM-dependent methyltransferase, with product MEHLLYFFKDLKKVGAVAPSSKFLAKNLIAKLPQKIAGNECPPLNILEIGAGTGPLTKQIVKHLRPSDQLDVVEIHKKFFQIVKTTYRQKNITAYHRDILKFEPARKYDFIFSSLPYENMPEDVSRNIWEKKLNLCKSGGHISYFKYVKFRNFKNDFEEQVVNKYGQEKKFVFLNIPPAKVYTLQVDDNKNLPIIEKTNIA from the coding sequence TTGGAACATCTTCTTTACTTCTTTAAGGATTTAAAAAAAGTGGGTGCTGTTGCCCCCAGCTCTAAATTTTTAGCTAAAAATCTGATTGCAAAGCTACCGCAAAAAATTGCCGGTAATGAGTGTCCACCACTTAATATTTTAGAAATTGGAGCAGGTACCGGCCCCCTCACCAAACAGATTGTAAAACATTTACGACCTAGCGATCAACTTGATGTTGTTGAAATCCATAAAAAGTTTTTCCAGATCGTTAAAACAACCTATCGGCAAAAAAATATAACTGCCTACCATCGTGATATTCTCAAGTTTGAACCTGCCCGGAAATACGACTTTATCTTTTCGAGCCTTCCTTACGAAAATATGCCGGAAGATGTTAGCCGCAATATCTGGGAAAAAAAGCTTAATCTCTGTAAATCAGGTGGCCATATCAGCTATTTTAAATATGTGAAGTTCCGTAATTTCAAAAATGATTTTGAGGAACAAGTAGTTAACAAATACGGTCAAGAAAAAAAGTTTGTATTTTTGAATATCCCACCGGCTAAAGTTTACACCCTTCAAGTTGATGACAACAAGAATTTACCTATAATTGAAAAAACAAATATTGCCTGA
- a CDS encoding phage holin family protein, producing MILSLLINTVGIFLIGSLLKGVHLNSFFTALATVILLAIVNTFVKPIISFLALPLTIITFGLFILVINAFMLMIVDGLLDGLKIDHWGWALLFSLILSVLNLGFF from the coding sequence ATGATTTTATCTCTCTTGATTAATACAGTTGGTATTTTTCTTATCGGCTCTCTGTTAAAAGGAGTACATCTTAATAGCTTTTTTACAGCGTTAGCTACAGTTATTTTACTGGCTATTGTTAATACCTTCGTAAAACCTATTATTTCATTTTTGGCACTACCACTAACCATCATCACTTTTGGCTTATTTATTTTAGTGATTAATGCTTTTATGCTGATGATTGTGGATGGATTGCTTGACGGCTTAAAAATCGATCACTGGGGATGGGCGTTGTTATTCAGCCTTATTCTTTCAGTATTGAATCTCGGCTTTTTCTAA
- a CDS encoding Hpt domain-containing protein: MPKENITDLSTLHEMSMGDDSIIIETVEAFLEDIPGTLDDMQELHAKRAYEDLADLAHKIKPNIGYMGMTEGQEPIIAIEKAAEDKDPEGILDEKVPAFVKICNQAFDELAQKVEELKS; the protein is encoded by the coding sequence GTGCCAAAAGAAAATATTACAGACCTGTCAACCTTACACGAAATGTCAATGGGTGATGATTCCATCATCATCGAAACGGTAGAAGCTTTTCTGGAAGATATTCCCGGTACTCTTGATGATATGCAAGAGCTACATGCCAAACGAGCCTACGAAGATCTTGCAGATCTGGCCCATAAAATAAAGCCTAACATTGGATATATGGGTATGACAGAAGGGCAAGAGCCTATTATTGCGATTGAAAAGGCAGCCGAAGATAAAGATCCGGAAGGAATACTTGATGAAAAGGTGCCTGCCTTTGTGAAAATTTGCAACCAGGCATTTGATGAGCTGGCCCAGAAAGTTGAAGAGTTAAAATCATAA